One window of Phalacrocorax carbo chromosome 1, bPhaCar2.1, whole genome shotgun sequence genomic DNA carries:
- the LEP gene encoding leptin, with the protein MRGPAVSPWGLLWLWLPLAAGRPGRLDKVQADTRNLTRTLSARIQQLQLFPLSLKISGLEAIPGEGAPEGLGAMDHRLQLFQRLLGRLAAAGLPLAQIANDMENLRSLLGVLGAHLGCSPPRAPPGPPALPDPLAEAPHTAAGLALARLRVCLDGIAARLDGHPAC; encoded by the exons ATGCGCGGCCCCGCCGTGTCCCCCTGGGGTCTCCTCTGGCTGTGGCTCCCGCTggccgccggccgccccggccgccTCGACAAGGTGCAGGCCGACACCCGCAACCTCACCCGCACCCTCAGCGCCCgcatccagcagctccag CTCTTCCCCCTGAGCCTGAAGATCAGCGGGCTGGAGGCCATcccgggggagggggctccggaggggctgggggccatGGACCACCGCCTCCAGCTCTTCCAGCGCCTGCTGGGCCGGCTGGCGGCCGCGGGGCTACCGCTGGCCCAGATCGCCAACGACATGGAGAACCTGCGCAGcctcctgggggtcctgggcgcccacctgggctgcagccccccccgcgcccccccgggccccccggccctgcccgaCCCCCTGGCCGAAGCCCCCCACACGGCCGCCGGGCTGGCCCTGGCACGGCTCCGCGTCTGCCTGGACGGCATCGCCGCCCGCCTCGACGGGCACCCCGCCTGCTAG
- the RBM28 gene encoding RNA-binding protein 28: MAAAGGRTVLVRGLPPAATGADLEQVFGSLGPLRRCFVVTEKGTQTSRGFGYVTFSLAEDAQRALREAPTLAGRRLAVTPARQRHRDGRRKPRRRGEEEEEQQEKKDEAAAAAGELGVEAAAAAPPRPKKPRGASRKARLIIRNLSFKCSEDDLRSLFSPFGTVLEVNIPRKPDGKMRGFAFVQLGNVLQAAKALRGMNMKEIKGRPVAVDWAVAKDKYRATHEGQPQGSSGEEPGAARERSKGGGGEEEEEEEEEEEEQQEKDEEEEEDEEEDEEDEEEEEEDEEEEEKKDKKAVGKKKIKPSSSRTRDPPGKGTAAGDSSEEEDDDDEADEEATGEDDSEQEEDSDEEEEEEGGGAPPKRRRGGQQPPSDVGEGRTVFVRNLSFDTEEEALGELLQRFGDLKYVRVVLHPDTEHSKGCAFAQFLTQEAAQKCLQAAQEESEGGGLRLDGRLLRIDPAVSREEARKLRGQKAKKPTGTRNLYLAREGLIRAGTKAAEGVSDADMAKRARFEELKYQKLRDQNIFVSRTRLCVHNLPKAVDSARLRRLLLRAAGGGRAVRIKECRVMRDLRGRGQSLGYAFAEFGEHEQALAALRGLNNNPHLFGAQKRPIVEFSLEDRRKLKLKEQRAQRSLLKLKAKPAEQDAAEPPRPPQKHQGRKKPASGGARGSGGPPAVGQEAPPAPPSPAAPPAGAVPWSGFRTEARGERVQLPDGTTRRRVLALPSHRGPKIRKRDKGKVKPLPTKQPKAKAQRRKEKRKAPPTQARRQRGAGGAGGAEARFSELVERYKRKILGSDAPAPKRGKWFES; this comes from the exons atggcggcggccggcggccgCACGGTGCTGGTGCGGggcctcccccccgccgccaccggcgCCGACCTCGAGCAGGTCTTCGGCAGCCTCGGGCCTCTCCGCCGCTGCTTCGTCGTCACCGAGAAGG gcACCCAAACCAGCCGCGGCTTTGGCTACGTCACCTTCTCGCTGGCCGAGGACGCCCAGCGGGCTCTGCGCGAGGCCCCCACCCTCGCCGGCCGCCGCCTCGCCGTCACGCCGGCCCGCCAGCGGCACAGGGACGGCCGGAGGAAGCCGCGGCGccggggggaggaggaggaggagcagcaggagaagaAGGATgaagcagcagcggcagcaggtGAGCTGGGGGTCGAGGCTGCCGCTGCTGCCCCCCCGAGACCGAAGAAGCCCCGAGGCGCCTCCAGGAAGGCGCGGCTCATCATCCGGAACCTCAGCTTTAAG TGCTCCGAGGACGACCTGCGCTCTCTCTTCTCGCCCTTCGGCACCGTGCTGGAGGTGAACATCCCCAGGAAACCAG ACGGGAAGATGCGAGGATTTGCCTTCGTGCAGCTCGGAAACGTCCTGCAAGCGGCCAAGGCGCTCCGGGGGATGAACATGAAGGAGATCAAAG GACGGCCGGTGGCGGTGGACTGGGCCGTGGCTAAGGACAAATACCGGGCGACGCACGAGGGCCAGCCCCAGG GGAGCTCAGGGGAGGAACCCGGGGCGGCCCGAGAGCGGAgcaagggtggggggggagaggaagaggaggaagaagaagaggaggaggaggaacaacaagaaaaagacgaggaggaggaagaggacgAGGAAGAGGAcgaggaggacgaggaggaggaggaagaggacgaggaggaggaagagaagaaagataaaaaagcaGTTGGAAAGAAGAAGATCAAACCTTCCTCATCCCGGACACGAGACCC GCCTGGGAAGGGGACGGCGGCCGGGGAcagcagcgaggaggaggacgaTGATGATGAAGCTGATGAGGAAGCAACCGGGGAGGATGATAGTGAGCAGGAAGAGGACTCggatgaggaagaagaggaggaag GGGGGGGCGCGCCCCCAaagcggcggcgggggggccaGCAGCCCCCCTCGGACGTGGGCGAGGGCAGGACCGTCTTTGTCCG GAACCTCTCCTTCGACACAGAGGAGGAGGCGctgggggagctgctgcagcgATTCGGGGACCTCAAGTACGTCCGCGTGGTGCTGCACCCCGACACGGAGCACTCCAAGG GCTGCGCCTTTGCCCAGTTCCTGACGCAAGAAGCCGCACAGAAATGCctccaggctgcccaggaggaGAGCGag ggcggggggctgcggctggACGGGCGGCTGCTCCGCATCGACCCGGCCGTGAGCCGCGAGGAGGCGCGGAAACTCCGCGGGCAGAAGGCGAAGAAGCCGACGGGCACCCGAAACCTCTACCTGGCCCGCGAAGGCT TGATCCGGGCCGGGACGAAGGCTGCGGAGGGCGTGAGCGACGCCGACATGGCCAAGCGAGCGCGG TTTGAGGAGCTCAAGTACCAGAAGCTGCGGGACCAGAACATCTTCGTGTCCCGCACGCGCCTCTGCGTCCACAACCTGCCCAAGGCCGTCGACAGCGCCCGGCTGCGGCGCCTGCTgctgcgggcggcggggggcggcagggCCGTGCGCATCAAGGAG TGCCGGGTGATGCGGGACCTGCGGGGGAGGGGGCAGTCCCTGGGCTACGCCTTCGCCGAATTCGGGGAGCACGAGCAGGCGCTGGCCGCGCTGCGGGGCCTCAACAACAACCCCCACCTCTTCGGGGCACAGAAG AGGCCCATCGTGGAGTTCTCGCTCGAGGACCGGCGCAAGCTGAAGCTGAAGGAGCAGCGAGCCCAGCGCAGCCTG CTCAAGCTGAAAGCGAAGCCGGCGGAGCAGGACGCGGCCGAGCCCCCCCGACCCCCACAGAAACATCAGGGGAGGAAGAAACCGGCCTCCGGTGGGGCGCGCGGCTCTGGGGGGCCCCCGGCGGTGGGGCAGGaggcccccccggcccccccgagccccgcagcccccccggcgGGGGCCGTGCCCTGGTCCGGTTTCCGCACGGAGGCGCGGGGGGAGCGGGTGCAGCTGCCGGACGGGACCACCCGCAGGAGGGTGCTGGCGCTGCCCTCCCACCGCGGGCCCAAAATCAG gaaGCGCGACAAGGGCAAGGTGAAGCCCCTCCCCACCAAACAGCCCAAGGCCAAAGCCCAGCGGCGCAAGGAGAAGCGCAAGGCACCCCCCACCCAG gcgcggcggcagcggggggccgggggggccgggggggccgagGCCCGCTTCAGCGAGCTGGTGGAGCGCTACAAGAGGAAGATCCTGGGCAGCGACGCCCCCGCGCCCAAACGGGGCAAGTGGTTCGAGAGCTGA
- the PRRT4 gene encoding proline-rich transmembrane protein 4 — protein sequence MSPPSPAGPGAAPRLLLALLCLAPPAAAPPPPPAPSGLPGPPGTAPGPPAPRSEAPVLSLNLGLNFKIKVRSQGNPRPAAPTAPPGPPRPAPLTPGTPGTPAPPPPSASGWPDPGDEPGSGTPPEESGGWGGPPSRAIPTPPASPAGDRDKELELDIAIDLTAGLDPEAGPGGAVPPTSLLRVPPGPHRPIPLIPGIKAGISELAKKLGAAGFLVPTVPPRLGHEGPGGNGSQEQEQAGSGAEPAHPPGRQPSRGAAPPPPAAASACTPGSACGSGGPDPGGPPGALLSWPPHFVALQTPWPAAAATWGPAWDAHVYGVGCLFALLGLLGLLVLVGAPRRRPAAARLRGGLLAAAGAARAFPLFFDAYERRGRLPPAAARLLFELPFPCLGWGLALALRPPRPPPRCRTPAVAALGVLHAAGAVGAVGAVAASGRLPGLLLLPRGLFAALAAALAVWALPRCGGGVPGGSPGQGRGGGGRGGGAGDGGGGGRAERGAAGFRGAAGAGVGGAGAPRPLGVVGAAAGLSPGRGRHGAAPRRAGAGGDPPAPARGPPRAPRRLRPPGRGVGPRRCPSAGCPPNPPSPTGTPPPATGPPRPSTCAAASTRPWEGGPAPSGPAPAPPRTARPPGRGRAPPPGTPALGTPGTPEPGTTGTPALGTPGTPEPGTTGTPEPGTTGTPEPGTTGTPALGTPGTPEPGTTGTPALGTPGTPEPGTTGTPALGTPGTPEPGTPGTPALGTPGTPEPGTPGTPALGTPGTPEPGTPGTPALGTPEPGTTGTPALGTPGTPEPGTPGTPALGTPGTPGTPALATAGPPRPPALQRAASCGGGSVGSPGARGRRGDPGGGSPSPQGLSRGGRPAVVPAPGPPRRGPDPAAPPLRPSRSWVGGTPRSPPAPRAEGGRPVGRVPEPPGDPSADRRSLGSDTIDL from the exons ATGTCCCCGCCGtcccccgcggggccgggggctgccccccgcctgctgctggccctgctgtgcctggccccccccgctgccgccccgccgccccccccggcacccagcGGCCTgccgggacccccggggacGGCGCCGGGACCCCCCGCGCCTCGCAGCGAAGCCCCCGTCCTCTCCCTCAACCTCGGCCTCAACTTCAAGATCAAGGTGCGAAGCCAGGGcaacccccgccccgccgcccccactgcccccccgggacccccccgccccgcgccgctgacccccggcacccctgggacccccgccccgccaccgccgtCGGCTTCGGGCTGGCCTGACCCCGGGGACGAGCCGGgctccgggacccccccggaggaatcggggggctggggaggaccCCCCAGCCGTGCCATCCCAACCCCCCCGGCATCCCCGGCCGGGGACCGGGAcaaggagctggagctggacaTCGCCATCGACCTGACGGCGGGGCTGGACCCCgaagcggggccggggggggccgtgccccccaccagcctcctgcgggtcccccccggcccccaccgCCCCATCCCGCTCATCCCCGGCATCAAGGCCGGCATCTCGGAGTTGGCCAAGAAACTCGGCGCTGCCG GGTTCCTGGTGCCCACGGTGCCCCCCAGGCTCGGCCATGAGGGGCCGGGGGGCAACGGGtcccaggagcaggagcaggctggcAGCGGCGCTGAGCCAG CCCACCCCCCCGGCCGCCAGCCCTCCCGGGGTGCCgcgcccccccctcccgccgccgcctccgcctgCACCCCGGGTTCCGCCTGTGGCTCGGGGGGACCGGACCCCGGGGGTCCCCCCGGCGCCCTCCTCTCCTGGCCCCCCCACTTCGTAGCCCTGCAGACCCCCTggccggcggccgccgccaCCTGGGGCCCGGCTTGGGACGCCCACGTCTACGGGGTCGGATGCCTTTTCGCCTTACTGGGACTACTGGgactgctggtgctggtgggggccccccggcgccgcccggccgccgcccggctgcggggggggctcttggcggcggcgggggccgcccgCGCTTTCCCGCTCTTCTTCGACGCCTACGAGCGGCGCGGCCgcctgccccccgccgccgctcgcctCCTCTTCGAGctgcccttcccctgcctgggctgggggctggcgcTGGCCCtgcgcccgccgcgccccccgccccgctgccggaCCCCCGCCGTGGCGGCGCTGGGGGTGCTGCACGCGGCCGGGGCGGTGGGCGCCGTCGGGGCGGTGGCGGCGTCGGGGCGGCtgccggggctgctgctgctgccgcggGGGCTCTTCGCCGCCCTGGCGGCCGCCCTCGCCGTGTGGGCGCTGCcccgctgcggggggggggtcccgggggggtccccggggcaagggcggggcgggggggggcgcggcggcggcgctggggacggcggcggcgggggccgtGCTGAGCGCGGGGCTGCAGGTTTTCGGGgcgctgcaggagctggggtggggggggccggcgccccccggcccctgggcgtggtgggggctgcagctgggctgtcGCCTGGCCGAGGCCGCCATGGGGCTGCCCCTCGCCGCGCTGGCGCTGGCGgagacccccccgccccggcgcgcggacccccccgagccccccgacGGCTGCGCCCCCCCGGTCGCGGGGTCGGGCCGAGGCGTTGCCCCTCTGCGGGGTGTCCCCCGAACCCCCCGAGCCCGACGGGGACCCCACCGCCGGCTACCGGCCCCCCTCGCCCATCGACCTGCGCCGCAGCATCGACGAGGCCTTGGGAGGGCGGCCCGGCACCttccggcccggccccggcgcccccgcgAACGGCGCGGCCGCCGGGACGGGGCCGGGCACCACCG cccggcaccccggctctcggcacccccggcaccccggagcCCGGCACCACCGGCACCCCGGCTCtcggcacccccggcaccccggagcCCGGCACCACCGGCACCCCGGAGCCCGGCACCACCGGCACCCCGGAGCCCGGCACCACCGGCACCCCGGCTCtcggcacccccggcaccccggagcCCGGCACCACCGGCACCCCGGCTCtcggcacccccggcaccccggagcCCGGCACCACCGGCACCCCGGCTCtcggcacccccggcaccccggagcccggcacccccggcaccccggctctcggcacccccggcaccccggagcccggcacccccggcaccccggctctcggcacccccggcaccccggagcccggcacccccggcaccccggctcTCGGCACCCCGGAGCCCGGCACCACCGGCACCCCGGCTCtcggcacccccggcaccccggagcccggcacccccggcaccccggctctcggcacccccggcacccccggcaccccggctcTCGCCACCgcgggccccccccggcccccggccctgCAGCGTGCCGCCTCCtgtggggggggctccgtggggtccccgggggcgcggggccggcggggggacCCCGGAGGcggcagcccctctccccagggaCTGTcccggggggggcggccggcggtGGTGCCAGCCCCCGGTCCCCCCCGGCGGGGTCCCGACCCGGCAGCCCCCCCTCTGCGACCCTCCCGGagctgggtgggggggacaccccgctccccgccagccccccgAGCCGAGGGGGGGCGGCCCGTGGGGAGGGTCCCCGAGCCCCCCGGGGACCCCAGCGCCGACCGCCGCAGCCTGGGCAGCGACACCATAGACTTGTAG